A region from the Hyalangium gracile genome encodes:
- a CDS encoding ArsR/SmtB family transcription factor, which yields MDTLSQSFRVLGDATRLRILRLVAQAPLNVTELVSLVGVAQSSVSHHLGKLKGLGLIREERQAGYSYYSLALDGDDSRWPLIRLAQEADDESGDSARLKDLLRAREDRQALNERLLEPGQSWFLWAGALASLLPPLDVADFGCGTGTLSVAIARWARRVWAIDQNPEALAQARERAAREGRTNIQFLREDLHRLSLPSGERDLVVISQSLHHVESPAAVLTEAARLLKPGGKVVVLELMPHEERWVLERLGHKHLGFAPEFLEAALKEAGFQSITREAHARDGASPFRVFLLTGVKPA from the coding sequence ATGGACACTCTCTCCCAGTCCTTTCGCGTCCTTGGGGATGCGACACGGCTGCGGATCCTCCGCCTCGTGGCGCAGGCCCCGCTGAACGTGACGGAGCTGGTGTCCCTGGTGGGCGTGGCCCAATCCTCCGTGTCCCATCACCTGGGCAAGCTCAAGGGCCTGGGCCTCATTCGCGAGGAGCGGCAGGCCGGCTACAGCTACTACTCGCTCGCGCTGGACGGAGACGACTCGCGCTGGCCGCTCATCCGCCTGGCCCAGGAGGCCGATGACGAGTCGGGAGACTCGGCGCGGCTCAAGGATCTGCTGCGCGCGCGCGAGGATCGCCAGGCCCTCAACGAGCGCCTGCTCGAGCCTGGCCAGTCCTGGTTCCTCTGGGCCGGGGCGCTCGCGTCGCTGCTGCCTCCGCTGGACGTGGCGGACTTCGGCTGCGGCACCGGCACCCTGTCGGTGGCCATCGCCCGCTGGGCCCGCCGCGTCTGGGCCATCGATCAGAACCCCGAGGCGCTCGCGCAGGCCCGGGAGCGCGCCGCGCGCGAGGGCCGCACCAACATCCAGTTCCTGCGCGAGGACCTGCACCGGCTGTCGCTGCCGAGCGGCGAGAGGGATCTCGTCGTCATCTCGCAGAGCCTGCACCACGTGGAGTCCCCGGCGGCGGTGCTGACGGAGGCCGCGCGGCTGCTCAAGCCGGGCGGCAAGGTGGTGGTGCTCGAGCTGATGCCGCACGAGGAGCGCTGGGTGCTCGAGCGGCTGGGCCACAAGCACCTGGGCTTCGCGCCCGAGTTCCTCGAGGCCGCGCTCAAAGAGGCCGGCTTCCAGTCCATCACCCGCGAGGCCCACGCTCGCGACGGTGCCAGTCCCTTCCGTGTCTTCCTCCTCACCGGAGTCAAACCCGCATGA
- a CDS encoding SirB1 family protein, with translation MHVNFPSGFGSPLARERLVSALAADPPRLDLAALAIATLANPSLDAPACLHTLDALAVRVQVEVERHLEEGPSLARLRALRHVLADIEGFRGNEKEYYAPENSFLDHVLEHKVGLPITLSVVYLEVARRAGIPLYGVAFPGHFLVACNTGDHKLVIDPFHNGDILTETGCEELLKRVAPQLRFDPAKLTPAPVELITYRMLSNLKRVYLEREDAERALAVVDLLLLLAPDHPGELRTRAVLLTKVGAFRAALKDVERCLELSPEAPDRERLELMSKELRERLANLN, from the coding sequence ATGCACGTGAACTTTCCCTCCGGATTCGGCTCCCCGCTTGCTCGGGAACGGCTCGTGTCGGCGCTGGCTGCGGATCCGCCTCGGCTGGATCTCGCCGCGCTGGCCATCGCCACGCTGGCCAACCCCTCCCTGGACGCGCCCGCCTGCCTGCACACCCTGGATGCCCTGGCGGTCCGGGTGCAGGTGGAGGTGGAGCGCCACCTGGAGGAAGGCCCCTCGCTGGCGCGGCTGCGAGCCCTGCGCCACGTGCTGGCGGACATCGAGGGCTTCCGCGGCAACGAGAAGGAGTACTACGCGCCGGAGAACAGCTTCCTGGACCACGTGCTGGAGCACAAGGTGGGGCTGCCCATCACGCTCTCGGTGGTGTACCTGGAGGTGGCGCGGCGGGCGGGGATTCCGCTGTACGGGGTGGCCTTCCCGGGGCACTTCCTGGTGGCGTGCAACACGGGGGACCACAAGCTGGTCATCGATCCGTTCCACAACGGGGACATCCTCACGGAGACGGGCTGCGAGGAGCTGCTCAAGCGGGTGGCGCCGCAGCTGCGGTTCGATCCGGCCAAGCTGACGCCGGCGCCGGTGGAGCTCATCACCTACCGGATGCTGTCCAACCTCAAGCGGGTGTACCTGGAGCGCGAGGACGCGGAGCGGGCGCTGGCGGTGGTGGATCTGCTGCTCCTGCTGGCGCCGGACCACCCGGGCGAGCTGCGCACGCGGGCGGTGCTGCTGACGAAGGTGGGGGCGTTCCGGGCGGCGCTCAAGGACGTGGAGCGGTGCCTGGAGCTGTCGCCGGAGGCACCGGATCGCGAGCGGCTGGAGCTGATGTCGAAGGAGCTGCGCGAGCGGCTGGCGAACCTGAACTGA
- a CDS encoding CoA-binding protein, translated as MNFQENLIENERGVERVVKGSKRVAVLGIKTEQQAGQPAFYVADYLAKAGVEVVPVPVYYPDVTHILGKPVYRRLVDIPGDIDLVDVFRRPQDIDQHVDDIIAKKPKAVWFQSGIRNDAAAEKLAKAGIQVVQDRCLMVEHRRYSILG; from the coding sequence ATGAACTTCCAGGAAAACCTGATCGAGAACGAGCGGGGCGTGGAGCGGGTGGTGAAGGGCTCGAAGCGGGTGGCGGTGCTGGGCATCAAGACGGAGCAGCAGGCGGGGCAGCCGGCCTTCTATGTGGCGGACTACCTGGCGAAGGCGGGGGTGGAGGTGGTGCCGGTGCCCGTCTACTACCCGGACGTGACGCACATCCTTGGCAAGCCGGTGTACCGGAGGCTGGTGGACATCCCGGGGGACATCGATCTGGTGGATGTGTTCCGGCGGCCGCAGGACATCGACCAGCACGTGGACGACATCATCGCGAAGAAGCCGAAGGCGGTGTGGTTCCAGTCCGGCATCCGCAACGACGCGGCGGCCGAGAAGCTGGCGAAGGCGGGCATCCAGGTGGTCCAGGACCGGTGCCTGATGGTGGAGCACCGGCGCTACTCGATCCTGGGGTGA
- a CDS encoding RNA polymerase factor sigma-32 — MQASNSLSSPDSLSTYLAEISKYPLLTVQQEQELARRFRNGDYQAGHQLVTANLRFAVKVSYEYRSYGIKVSDLIQEANIGLMKAVQKFDPDKGIRLISYAVWWIRAYIQNYILKSWSLVKLGTTQAQRKLFFALARTRRELEKLGGEGNIVDAEEIARKLNVKASDVREMEQRMGGRDLSLDAPIGEEGDSTHLDFVESESVSQVDEVADRQEADMTRARVRQALQRLDPRERFIIEQRIMGDSEMTLSELGEHFGFSRERARQLEIRAKDKLKAALAELMAQENEGLTAVA; from the coding sequence ATGCAGGCCTCCAACTCCCTGTCCTCCCCTGACTCTCTCTCCACCTACCTCGCTGAGATCAGCAAGTACCCGCTGCTCACCGTGCAGCAGGAGCAGGAGCTGGCTCGGCGCTTCCGCAATGGCGACTACCAGGCCGGTCACCAGCTCGTGACGGCCAACCTGCGCTTCGCCGTGAAGGTCTCCTACGAGTACCGCTCCTACGGCATCAAGGTGAGCGACCTCATCCAGGAGGCCAACATCGGGCTGATGAAGGCCGTGCAGAAGTTCGACCCCGACAAGGGCATCCGCCTCATCTCCTACGCGGTGTGGTGGATCCGCGCCTACATCCAGAACTACATCCTCAAGTCCTGGTCGCTGGTGAAGCTCGGCACGACCCAGGCCCAGCGCAAGCTGTTCTTCGCTCTGGCCCGTACGCGCCGTGAGCTCGAGAAGCTCGGCGGCGAGGGCAACATCGTCGACGCCGAGGAGATCGCTCGCAAGCTGAACGTGAAGGCCTCGGACGTGCGTGAGATGGAGCAGCGCATGGGCGGGCGGGACCTGTCCCTCGACGCTCCCATCGGCGAGGAGGGTGACTCCACCCACCTGGACTTCGTGGAGTCCGAGAGCGTCTCCCAGGTCGACGAGGTGGCCGACCGTCAGGAGGCCGACATGACCCGCGCCCGCGTCCGCCAGGCCCTGCAGCGGCTGGACCCGCGCGAGCGCTTCATCATCGAGCAGCGCATCATGGGCGACTCGGAGATGACCCTCAGCGAGCTGGGCGAGCACTTCGGCTTCTCGCGTGAGCGCGCCCGTCAGCTGGAGATCCGCGCCAAGGACAAGCTCAAGGCCGCCCTGGCCGAGCTGATGGCCCAGGAGAACGAGGGCCTGACCGCCGTCGCCTAG
- a CDS encoding DUF2795 domain-containing protein, with translation MAYGQAENPALSIPTHLDAVDYPVWREQLVRAAEDNGADVDVINVLKFLPRSRYESKEEVMRDLAEAARRFASGGFPGDDGVERDRRNIGRDMVENAPPGHSRHP, from the coding sequence ATGGCTTACGGACAGGCGGAGAACCCGGCGCTGTCGATCCCCACGCACCTGGACGCCGTGGACTATCCGGTGTGGCGTGAGCAGCTCGTGAGGGCGGCGGAGGACAATGGCGCCGACGTCGACGTCATCAACGTCCTCAAGTTCCTGCCGCGCTCGCGCTACGAGTCCAAGGAAGAGGTGATGAGGGACCTGGCCGAGGCGGCCCGGCGGTTCGCCAGCGGCGGCTTCCCGGGCGATGACGGGGTGGAGAGAGACCGGCGGAACATCGGCCGGGACATGGTGGAGAACGCCCCTCCGGGGCACAGCCGTCATCCTTGA
- a CDS encoding patatin-like phospholipase family protein has product MPPPTLIQHLEGKRIGLVLSAGYFGFYGHAGFLKGLTAAGIQPTAYAGTSAGGMVAAFAAAGMPLAKLEELLLKQTRKNFWDPDPIGAVKDVRRGHGFTGLLKGERFRKLLEDYLPVPTFEELPHPLLLVAANLTEGTHDVFTSGELAPRVHATCAYPGLFRAVPIDNSHYWDGGLVDKAPALALSDSAIGKDLDAILVHYLPSRTRKVLGGPLVYAQGLATASAALRHDHFRLQLNILEARKVPVYVVTSNLPPVTPTTLERGFDALDQARLSAERALARPPQRFEEG; this is encoded by the coding sequence ATGCCCCCACCCACTCTGATCCAGCACCTCGAAGGCAAACGCATCGGGCTCGTTCTCTCCGCCGGCTACTTCGGCTTCTACGGCCACGCCGGCTTCCTCAAGGGGCTGACGGCCGCGGGGATTCAGCCGACGGCGTACGCGGGGACCTCAGCGGGTGGCATGGTGGCGGCGTTCGCGGCGGCGGGTATGCCGCTGGCCAAGCTGGAAGAGCTGCTGCTGAAGCAGACGCGGAAGAACTTCTGGGATCCGGATCCGATCGGCGCGGTGAAGGATGTGCGGCGCGGCCACGGCTTCACGGGCCTGCTGAAGGGCGAGCGCTTCCGCAAGCTGCTGGAGGACTACCTGCCGGTGCCCACCTTCGAGGAGCTGCCGCACCCGCTGCTGCTGGTGGCGGCCAACCTCACCGAGGGCACGCACGACGTCTTCACCTCGGGCGAGCTGGCGCCGCGCGTCCACGCCACGTGCGCGTACCCGGGGCTGTTCCGGGCGGTGCCCATCGACAACAGCCACTACTGGGACGGAGGGCTGGTGGACAAGGCGCCGGCGCTGGCGCTGAGCGACAGCGCCATCGGCAAGGACCTGGATGCCATCCTGGTGCACTACCTGCCCAGCCGCACGCGCAAGGTGCTGGGCGGCCCGCTGGTGTACGCGCAGGGGCTGGCGACGGCCTCCGCAGCGCTGCGGCACGATCACTTCCGGCTGCAGCTCAACATCCTGGAGGCGCGGAAGGTGCCTGTGTACGTCGTCACCTCGAACCTGCCGCCGGTGACGCCGACGACGCTGGAGCGCGGCTTCGACGCGCTCGATCAGGCGCGGCTCTCCGCGGAGCGCGCGCTGGCACGGCCTCCCCAGCGATTCGAGGAGGGTTGA
- a CDS encoding NUDIX hydrolase, with product MSQSPRPWPRLRRGLEHDYTILKVREDLYADPRTNQEHPRVFLDTPEWCNIIAVTTEDQLVLIRQYRFGVQETTLEIPGGLVDHGEDPALAAARELEEETGYEAGRMVPLGSVHPNPALQGNRCHSFLALDCVKRHEGRQDHGEDITVELFPRAEVPRLILEGKITHSLVVVAFFLERLRAEAAK from the coding sequence GTGTCCCAGTCCCCCCGTCCCTGGCCGCGGCTGCGCCGGGGGCTCGAGCATGACTACACCATCCTGAAGGTCCGTGAGGACCTCTACGCGGATCCGCGCACGAATCAGGAGCACCCGCGCGTGTTCCTCGACACGCCGGAGTGGTGCAACATCATCGCGGTGACGACGGAGGATCAGCTGGTGCTGATCCGGCAGTACCGCTTCGGGGTGCAGGAGACGACGCTGGAGATCCCCGGCGGGCTGGTGGATCACGGCGAGGATCCGGCCCTGGCGGCGGCGCGGGAGTTGGAGGAGGAGACGGGCTATGAGGCGGGGCGTATGGTGCCATTGGGCTCGGTGCATCCGAACCCGGCGCTGCAGGGTAACCGGTGCCACTCGTTCCTGGCGCTGGACTGCGTGAAGCGGCACGAGGGACGGCAGGACCACGGCGAGGACATCACCGTGGAGCTGTTCCCGCGAGCGGAGGTGCCGCGGCTCATCCTGGAGGGGAAGATCACCCACTCGCTGGTGGTGGTGGCCTTCTTCCTGGAGCGGCTGCGGGCCGAGGCTGCCAAGTAG
- a CDS encoding YiiX/YebB-like N1pC/P60 family cysteine hydrolase, translating into MLATSLLLAQLTLASSPPPQAQAPAAPAVATPAPAPEAPATGIYDWEDEAFVAQAQRDLESLQRYANGLRGLQERIRQNLSLYNQKQDIPYTPEQKQTLLTTWAAFFDYFASTEVIRQRYWDFVKVPALTQPKKHAWGFLLTHGALTTILSHGLTYAELTNGRKQLEVLLDEPAPDYGIPARAFAHFKEKVIHVSTATQLFTGDTYRDQLRPVLSKSGAMNSKLTAWVLQEMKLNSKVARGKLLKRGPSFFTTAAKDIVQDTTSRAIFPVQKSVAEWMGDTRVKRIGKPLISRAQVDQVLQKMEPGDVIVARQNWYLSNIGLPGFWPHAELYVGTPDMLAGYFDGDAEVKAWLATLPGQPKTLSEHLSRSFPAKWTQYMGKDEHGEPIRIIESISEGVSFTGPEHGMRVDYLGVMRPRLSKKDKAQAIVRAFTYQGRPYDFNFDFFSDQTLVCTELVYKSYAPSKDLKGLKIDLVNVAGRRTLPANEIVKLFDQEYDKADRQLDFVAFLDGREDKEGAIERDALTFRRSYQRMKWDIAQQ; encoded by the coding sequence ATGCTCGCCACCTCCCTGCTCCTGGCCCAGCTCACGCTCGCAAGCTCGCCTCCCCCCCAAGCTCAGGCTCCCGCCGCGCCCGCCGTCGCCACGCCGGCCCCCGCGCCCGAGGCGCCCGCCACCGGCATCTATGACTGGGAGGACGAGGCCTTCGTGGCCCAGGCCCAGAGGGACTTGGAGTCGCTCCAGCGCTACGCCAACGGCCTGCGCGGCCTGCAGGAGCGGATCCGGCAGAACCTGTCGCTCTACAACCAGAAGCAGGACATCCCCTACACGCCCGAGCAGAAGCAGACGCTGCTCACCACGTGGGCGGCGTTCTTCGACTACTTCGCCTCCACCGAGGTCATCCGCCAGCGCTACTGGGACTTCGTGAAGGTGCCGGCGCTCACCCAGCCGAAGAAGCACGCCTGGGGCTTCCTGCTCACGCACGGGGCGCTCACCACCATCCTGTCGCACGGGCTCACCTACGCGGAGCTCACCAACGGCCGCAAGCAGCTCGAGGTGCTCCTGGACGAGCCGGCCCCGGACTACGGCATCCCCGCGCGGGCTTTCGCCCACTTCAAGGAGAAGGTCATCCACGTCTCCACCGCCACCCAGCTCTTCACCGGGGACACCTACCGGGATCAGCTGCGTCCGGTGCTGTCGAAGTCGGGGGCGATGAACTCCAAGCTGACGGCCTGGGTGCTCCAGGAGATGAAGCTGAACTCCAAGGTGGCCCGGGGCAAGCTGCTCAAGCGCGGGCCCTCCTTCTTCACCACCGCGGCCAAGGACATCGTCCAGGACACCACCTCGCGCGCCATCTTCCCGGTGCAGAAGTCCGTGGCCGAGTGGATGGGCGACACCCGCGTCAAGCGCATCGGCAAGCCGCTCATCTCCCGCGCGCAGGTCGACCAGGTGCTCCAGAAGATGGAGCCCGGGGACGTCATCGTCGCCCGGCAGAACTGGTACCTGTCCAACATCGGCCTGCCGGGGTTCTGGCCGCACGCCGAGCTGTACGTGGGCACGCCGGACATGCTCGCGGGCTACTTCGACGGGGACGCGGAGGTGAAGGCGTGGCTGGCCACCCTGCCCGGCCAGCCGAAGACGCTCTCCGAGCACCTGTCGCGCAGCTTCCCCGCCAAGTGGACCCAGTACATGGGCAAGGACGAGCACGGCGAGCCCATCCGCATCATCGAGTCCATCAGCGAGGGCGTGTCCTTCACCGGCCCCGAGCACGGCATGCGCGTGGACTACCTGGGCGTCATGCGGCCGCGGCTGTCCAAGAAGGACAAGGCGCAGGCCATCGTGCGCGCGTTCACCTACCAGGGCCGTCCGTACGACTTCAACTTCGACTTCTTCTCGGACCAGACGCTGGTGTGCACGGAGCTCGTCTACAAGTCCTACGCCCCGTCCAAGGACCTGAAGGGGCTGAAGATCGATCTGGTGAACGTGGCCGGCCGGCGCACGCTGCCCGCCAACGAGATCGTCAAGCTGTTCGACCAGGAGTACGACAAGGCGGACCGGCAGCTGGACTTCGTGGCGTTCCTGGACGGGCGCGAGGACAAGGAGGGTGCTATCGAGAGGGATGCGCTCACCTTCCGCCGCAGCTACCAGCGGATGAAGTGGGACATCGCCCAGCAGTAG
- the metH gene encoding methionine synthase, giving the protein MSHLPAPLPPPSGENGRRVEALRSSMRERILVLDGAMGTLIQARDLKAADFGGAEYEGCNEHLVLTRPDVIEKIHADYFAAGADVTETDSFGGTPLVLNEFGLGHKALEINAAASRVARKAAEDAEARDGRMRWVAGSIGPTTKAISVTGGITFEELVDNFAVQAEGLTIGGSDYLLVETCQDTRNIKAALLGIQQAFRKLGWAIPVAVSGTIEPMGTMLAGQSVESLAASLEHVELLYLGLNCATGPEFMTDHIRSLASMSSFAVSCVPNAGLPDENGHYLESPEMLARSLRRFCEHGWLNVVGGCCGTQMGHIRAIADAVKGVRPRSATARPRSTLSGVDYLEVKEDERPVIVGERTNVIGSKKFKELIVAGKFDDASEVARAQVKRGAQVIDVCLANPDRDELEDMRQFLEVVVKKVRVPLMIDSTDEKVIAMALTYSQGKAIINSVNLEDGEERFEKVVPLARQFGAALVVGCIDEKGMAVTRQRKLEVAERSFELLTRKYGMKAEDLYFDPLVFPCASGDAQYTGSGVETIEGVRLIKQRFPQCKTVLGISNVSFGLPTAGREVLNSVFLYHCVQAGLDMALVNSEKLERYPSLPLEERKLSEDLLYNRGADPVTPFAAHFRERKAQKAATSSLPLEERLQRYIIEGTRDGLFADLDLALEKYTPLEIINGPLMKGMDEVGRLFGANELIVAEVLQSAESMKAAVTHLEPRMSKAQAASRGKVVLATVKGDVHDIGKNLVEIILANNGFQVVNLGIKVPPEQLVQAVKEHRPDILGLSGLLVKSAHQMVATAEDLKRAGVDLPILVGGAALSRNFVDRQIAPAYQGTVAYAQDAMSGLELAKQIVDPSGHEKLKEDLSARRLKLAQEVKERPKSAAPVAPSTRSKEVQVLAQVPPAPDYERHVLTNTPLDHIWKFINPVMLYGRHLGLRTASRQLGTPAEAELAKTEEGRKALELKEAVEGIKAFLRGGAMQARSVFQFFKAGSDGNKVLLFDGLTGQQAAVFEFPRQEKEDGLCLADYVLPLEGGVPRDSLAMFVTTAGKGIRELSEEFKAKGEFLKMHAVQALALETAEAYAELLHTQLRSMWGFPDKPDITMLERFRAEYQGKRYSFGYPACPRLEDQAGLFAALRPEEIGVQLTDGCMMEPEASVSAVVFHHPQAHYFSVT; this is encoded by the coding sequence ATGAGCCACCTGCCTGCCCCCCTGCCGCCGCCCTCCGGTGAAAACGGCCGCCGTGTCGAGGCCCTCCGCTCCTCCATGCGCGAGCGCATCCTCGTGCTCGACGGCGCCATGGGCACCCTCATCCAGGCGCGCGACCTCAAGGCCGCGGACTTCGGCGGCGCCGAGTACGAGGGCTGCAACGAGCACCTGGTGCTCACCCGCCCGGACGTCATCGAGAAGATCCACGCGGACTACTTCGCCGCGGGCGCGGACGTGACGGAGACGGACAGCTTCGGCGGCACGCCGCTGGTGCTCAACGAGTTCGGCCTGGGCCACAAGGCGCTGGAGATCAACGCGGCGGCCTCGCGCGTGGCGCGCAAGGCGGCGGAGGACGCCGAGGCCCGGGACGGGCGGATGCGCTGGGTGGCGGGCTCCATCGGCCCCACCACCAAGGCCATCTCGGTGACGGGCGGCATCACCTTCGAGGAGCTGGTCGACAACTTCGCGGTGCAGGCCGAGGGGCTCACCATCGGCGGCTCGGACTACCTGCTGGTGGAGACGTGCCAGGACACGCGCAACATCAAGGCGGCGCTGCTGGGCATCCAGCAGGCGTTCCGCAAGCTGGGCTGGGCCATCCCCGTGGCGGTGTCCGGCACCATCGAGCCCATGGGCACCATGCTGGCCGGCCAGTCCGTGGAGAGCCTCGCCGCGTCCCTGGAGCACGTGGAGTTGCTCTACCTGGGGCTCAACTGCGCCACCGGCCCCGAGTTCATGACGGACCACATCCGCTCGCTGGCCAGCATGAGCTCCTTCGCGGTGTCCTGCGTGCCCAACGCGGGCCTGCCGGACGAGAACGGGCACTACCTGGAGTCGCCGGAGATGCTGGCCCGCTCGCTGCGGCGCTTCTGTGAGCACGGCTGGCTCAACGTGGTGGGCGGCTGTTGTGGCACGCAGATGGGCCACATCCGCGCCATCGCCGACGCGGTGAAGGGCGTCAGGCCGCGCAGCGCCACCGCGCGCCCGCGCTCCACGCTGTCCGGCGTGGACTACCTGGAGGTGAAGGAGGACGAGCGTCCCGTCATCGTCGGCGAGCGCACCAACGTCATCGGCAGCAAGAAGTTCAAGGAGCTCATCGTCGCCGGGAAGTTCGACGACGCCTCCGAGGTGGCTCGCGCCCAGGTGAAGCGCGGCGCCCAGGTCATCGACGTGTGTCTGGCCAACCCGGACCGCGACGAGCTGGAGGACATGCGCCAGTTCCTGGAGGTGGTCGTCAAGAAGGTGCGCGTGCCGCTGATGATCGACTCGACGGACGAGAAGGTCATCGCCATGGCGCTCACCTACAGCCAGGGCAAGGCCATCATCAACTCCGTCAACCTGGAGGACGGCGAGGAGCGCTTCGAGAAGGTGGTGCCGCTGGCCCGCCAGTTCGGCGCCGCGCTGGTGGTGGGCTGCATCGACGAGAAGGGCATGGCCGTCACCCGCCAGCGCAAGCTGGAGGTGGCCGAGCGCTCCTTCGAGCTGCTCACCAGGAAGTACGGGATGAAGGCGGAGGACCTGTACTTCGATCCGCTGGTGTTCCCGTGCGCCTCGGGCGACGCGCAGTACACCGGCAGCGGCGTGGAGACCATCGAGGGCGTGCGCCTCATCAAGCAGCGCTTCCCGCAGTGCAAGACGGTGCTGGGCATCTCCAACGTGTCCTTCGGCCTGCCCACCGCGGGCCGCGAGGTGCTCAACTCCGTGTTCCTGTACCACTGCGTCCAGGCGGGCCTGGACATGGCGCTGGTGAACTCGGAGAAGCTGGAGCGCTACCCGTCGCTGCCGCTGGAGGAGCGCAAGCTGTCCGAGGATCTGCTCTACAACCGGGGCGCGGATCCGGTGACGCCCTTCGCGGCGCACTTCCGCGAGCGCAAGGCGCAGAAGGCGGCCACCTCTTCGCTGCCGCTGGAGGAGCGGCTGCAGCGCTACATCATCGAGGGCACGCGTGACGGCCTCTTCGCGGACCTGGACCTGGCGCTGGAGAAGTACACGCCGCTGGAGATCATCAACGGCCCGCTGATGAAGGGCATGGACGAGGTGGGCCGCCTCTTCGGCGCCAACGAGCTCATCGTCGCGGAGGTGCTCCAGAGCGCCGAGTCCATGAAGGCGGCCGTCACCCACCTGGAGCCGAGGATGAGCAAGGCCCAGGCGGCCTCGCGCGGCAAGGTGGTGCTCGCCACGGTGAAGGGAGACGTGCACGACATCGGCAAGAACCTGGTGGAGATCATCCTCGCCAACAACGGCTTCCAGGTGGTGAACCTGGGCATCAAGGTGCCGCCCGAGCAGCTGGTGCAGGCCGTCAAGGAGCACCGGCCGGACATCCTCGGGCTGTCCGGCCTGCTGGTGAAGAGTGCCCACCAGATGGTGGCCACCGCGGAGGACTTGAAGCGCGCCGGCGTGGACCTGCCCATCCTGGTGGGCGGCGCCGCCCTCAGCCGCAACTTCGTGGACCGGCAGATCGCCCCCGCGTACCAGGGCACCGTGGCCTACGCGCAGGACGCCATGAGCGGCCTGGAGCTGGCCAAGCAGATCGTCGATCCGTCCGGCCACGAGAAGCTCAAGGAGGACCTGTCCGCCCGCCGCCTGAAGCTCGCGCAGGAGGTGAAGGAGCGTCCCAAGTCCGCGGCTCCCGTGGCGCCGTCCACGCGCAGCAAGGAAGTCCAGGTGCTGGCGCAGGTGCCGCCCGCGCCGGACTACGAGCGGCACGTGCTGACGAACACGCCGCTGGACCACATCTGGAAGTTCATCAACCCCGTCATGCTGTACGGGCGCCACCTGGGCCTGCGCACGGCGTCTCGCCAGCTGGGTACGCCCGCCGAGGCGGAGCTGGCGAAGACGGAGGAGGGCCGCAAGGCGCTGGAGCTGAAGGAGGCGGTGGAGGGCATCAAGGCCTTCCTGCGCGGCGGAGCCATGCAGGCGCGCTCCGTCTTCCAGTTCTTCAAGGCGGGCAGCGACGGCAACAAGGTGCTGCTCTTCGACGGGCTCACCGGCCAGCAGGCCGCCGTCTTCGAGTTCCCGCGCCAGGAGAAGGAGGACGGCCTGTGCCTGGCGGACTACGTGCTGCCACTGGAGGGCGGGGTGCCTCGGGACAGCCTGGCCATGTTCGTCACCACGGCGGGCAAGGGCATCCGCGAGCTGTCCGAGGAGTTCAAGGCCAAGGGCGAGTTCCTCAAGATGCACGCGGTGCAGGCGCTGGCGCTGGAGACGGCCGAGGCCTACGCGGAGCTGCTCCACACGCAGCTGCGCAGCATGTGGGGCTTCCCGGACAAGCCGGACATCACCATGCTGGAGCGCTTCCGCGCGGAGTACCAGGGCAAGCGCTACTCGTTCGGCTACCCCGCGTGCCCGCGGCTGGAGGACCAGGCGGGGCTGTTCGCCGCACTGCGTCCAGAGGAGATCGGCGTGCAGCTGACAGATGGCTGCATGATGGAGCCCGAGGCCTCGGTGTCCGCCGTCGTCTTCCATCATCCTCAGGCGCACTACTTCTCGGTGACGTAG